The following coding sequences lie in one Takifugu flavidus isolate HTHZ2018 chromosome 4, ASM371156v2, whole genome shotgun sequence genomic window:
- the LOC130523987 gene encoding sodium channel protein type 8 subunit alpha-like isoform X9: MAAPLFAPPGPDSFKKFTPESLANIERRIEEEKNKKPPKPRSDSSHRDTSDENEEKPNSDLEAGKSLPFIYGDAPSGMLATPLEDLDPYYMNKKTFIVLNRQKTIFRFSATPSLYILSPFNLLRRIAIKILIHSLFSMIIMCTILTNCIFMTFSDPPEWSKQVEYTFTGIYTFESLTKIVARGFAIDDFTFLRDAWNWLDFMVISMAYITEFVDLGNVSALRTFRVLRALKTISVIPGLKTIVGALIQSVKKLSDVMILTVFCLSVFALIGLQLFMGNLRNKCVIWPVNMTKDFDFGEYIMNDSNFYVLHGESDALLCGNSSDAGNCPEGFVCMKAGRNPNYGYTSFDSFGWAFLTLFRLMTQDYWEGLYMQTLRAAGKTYMIFFVLVIFVGSFYLVNLILAVVAMAYEEQNQATIEEAQQKEAEFKAMLEQLKRQQEETQAAAMATSAGTVSEAALEHEGGGHLSRSSSEVSKLSSKSAKERRNRKKKWRQKEQEKEKGDSEKVVKSESDDGSKKSTLCFPGNRLGRKASIMNQSLLSIPGSPFMSRHNSRSSIFSFKGRSKDMGSENEFADDEHSTVEESEDRRGSLFIPYRRNSYSGYSQGSSRIHPLAPHPGGKRNSTVDCNGVVSLIGPGPGRRLLPEVKIDKAASDDSNTDVEIKKKHSGSLMVSVDQLSSFRGKERANSQMSVVTNTLIEELEESQRKCPPCWYKFANTFLIWECFPAWLKIKHIVYLIVMDPFVDLAITICIVLNTLFMAMEHYPMTPHFQDVLSTGNLVFTGIFAGEMFAKLIAMDPYYYFQEGWNCFDGFIVTLSLVELGLADVEGLSVLRSFRLLRVFKLAKSWPTLNMLIKIIGNSVGALGNLTLVLAIIVFIFAVVGMQLFGKNYKDCVCKIAPSCELPRWHMHDFFHSFLIVFRVLCGEWIETMWDCMEVAGQTMCLTVFMMVMVIGNLVVLNLFLALLLSSFSADNLAATDDDGEPNNLQLAVTRIKFGIGWFKAHMRILVAAILKKPVEDEQKPLDEYGKKLNCIANHTVDINRELDYAKNGNGTTSGIGSSVGKYMIDEDFMSFIHNPNLTVCVPIAVGESDLENLNTEDFSSESDVENSKDLDDTSSSEGSTIDIKPDVEEVAVVEVVEEYLDPDPCWTDECVAKYKCCDVPITHGWGKHWWFLRKTCYLIVEHNWFETLIIFMILLSSGALAFEDVYIEQRKTVRIILEYADRVFTYIFILEMLLKWVAYGFVKYFTNAWCWLDFFIVDVVVNALVGAIPSIMNVLLVCLIFWLIFSIMGVNLFAGKYYYCFNETAEEMFLPHEVNNKSECLALIKANYSEVRWKNVKVNFDNVGTGYLALLQVATFKGWMDIMYAAIDSRKVEDQPIYEDNLYMYIYFVIFIIFGSFFTLNLFIGVIIDNFNQQKKKFGGQDIFMTEEQKKYYNAMKKLGSKKPQKPIPRPQNKIQGMVFDFVTQQVFDISIMILICLNMVTMMVETDDQSPETEEVLYWVNFVFIVVFTGEFLLKLFALRHYYFTNGWNIFDVVVVILSIVGMFLADLIEKYFVSPTLFRVIRLARIGRILRLIKGAKGIRTLLFALMMSLPALFNIGLLLFLVMFIFSIFGMSNFGYVKHDVLIDDLYNFETFGNSMIILFMMTTSAGWDGLLLPILNYPPDCDPLLENAGTPNTGDCGNPSVGIFFFVMYIIISFLIVVNMYIAIILENFSVATEESADPLSEDDFETFYEIWEKFDPDASQFITYAKLSDFADALEHPLRVPKPNTIELITMDMPMVSDDRIHCLDILFAFTKRVLGDSGELDMLRQQMEERFVAANPSKVSYEPITTTLRRKQEDVSARIIQRAYRVHLARRGFVCKRKPTNNAVENGGNNQEEEKEGTPSTASLPSYDSVTKPDKERQDDNDEGKGGRKEKGRNHKDIRESKC; encoded by the exons CCGCGCCCCTTTTTGCACCTCCAGGACCTGACAGCTTCAAGAAATTCACCCCGGAGTCTCTTGCTAACATCGAGAGGCGCATCGAGGAAGAGAAGAACAAGAAACCTCCCAAGCCCAGATCGGACAGTAGTCACCGTGACACCTCTGACGAGAATGAAGAGAAGCCCAACAGTGACCTGGAGGCCGGGAAGAGCCTACCCTTCATCTATGGAGACGCTCCTTCGGGGATGCTCGCCACACCGCTGGAGGATCTGGATCCGTACTACATGAACAAGAAA ACATTTATAGTcctaaacagacagaaaacaatctTCCGCTTCAGTGCCACGCCCTCCTTGTACATCTTAAGTCCTTTTAATCTACTTAGGCGAATAGCTATTAAGATTTTGATACATTC GTTGTTCAGCATGATCATCATGTGTACGATTTTGACCAACTGTATATTCATGACATTCAGCGACCCGCCAGAGTGGTCCAAACAAGTAGA GTACACCTTCACGGGTATCTATACGTTTGAATCCCTCACTAAAATTGTGGCCCGAGGCTTCGCCATAGATGACTTCACCTTCCTCAGAGATGCGTGGAACTGGCTGGATTTCATGGTCATCTCAATGGC ATATATTACAGAGTTTGTGGACCTTGGAAATGTCTCGGCGCTCAGAACGTTCAGGGTTCTCCGAGCATTGAAAACTATTTCTGTCATTCCAG GCCTGAAGACCATCGTGGGCGCCCTGATCCAGTCTGTGAAGAAGCTGTCGGATGTAATGATTCTGACCGTCTTCTGTCTTAGCGTCTTTGCACTCATTGGGCTGCAGCTGTTCATGGGGAACCTGCGGAACAAGTGCGTAATCTGGCCGGTCAACATGACCAAGGACTTTGACTTTGGAGAATACATCATGAATGATA GTAATTTCTATGTCCTTCATGGTGAGTCAGATGCGCTACTGTGTGGCAATAGTTCTGATGCAGG AAATTGTCCAGAAGGCTTCGTGTGTATGAAAGCTGGACGGAACCCCAACTATGGTTACACCAGCTTTGACAGCTTTGGGTGGGCTTTCCTTACCTTGTTCCGCCTCATGACTCAGGACTACTGGGAGGGTCTTTACATGCAG ACTTTGCGAGCTGCAGGGAAGACCTACATGATCTTCTTTGTCCTGGTTATCTTTGTGGGCTCCTTCTACCTGGTCAATCTCATTTTGGCTGTGGTTGCCATGGCTTACGAGGAGCAGAATCAGGCAACCATCGAGGAGGCgcagcagaaagaggctgaaTTCAAAGCCATGCTGGAGCAACtaaagaggcagcaggaggagacgcaG gctgctgccatggcaacatctGCGGGCACCGTATCAGAGGCTGCATTAGAacatgagggaggggggcacttGTCCCGCAGCTCCTCTGAGGTCTCCAAGTTGAGCTCGAAGAGTGCCAAAGAACGGCGCAATCGGAAGAAAAAGTGGCGCCAAaaagagcaggagaaggagaaaggagacAGCGAGAAGGTTGTTAAGTCTGAGTCGGACGATGGCAGCAAGAAAAGCACCCTTTGTTTCCCAGGAAACCGTTTGGGGAGGAAGGCCTCCATCATGAATCAG TCGCTCCTCAGCATCCCCGGCTCTCCTTTCATGTCTCGCCACAACAGCCGGAGCAGCATCTTCAGCTTTAAAGGCCGATCAAAGGACATGGGCTCAGAAAATGAATTTGCAGATGATGAGCACAGTACggtggaggagagcgaggaccGCCGAGGCTCTCTGTTCATCCCGTACCGCCGCAACAGCTACAGCGGCTACAGCCAAGGCTCGTCACGCATCCACCCACTGGCGCCCCaccctggagggaagaggaacagCACAGTGGACTGCAACGGCGTGGTGTCGCTCATTGGCCCTGGGCCTGGCAGACGGCTTTTGCCTGAGGTGAAAATTGATAAGGCAGCCAGTGATGACAGT AACACTGATGTGGAGATAAAGAAGAAGCACTCTGGCTCCCTCATGGTGTCAGTGGATCAGCTCAGCTCTTTCAGGGGAAAGGAACGTGCCAACAGTCAGATGAGCGTAGTCACCAACACACTAATTGAGG AGTTGGAGGAATCTCAGAGGAAGTGCCCTCCTTGTTGGTATAAGTTCGCCAACACCTTCCTCATCTGGGAGTGTTTTCCAGCTTGGCTGAAAATCAAGCATATCGTATATTTGATCGTCATGGACCCTTTTGTTGACCTGGCTATCACCATCTGTATTGTCCTAAACACTCTTTTCATGGCCATGGAGCACTACCCAATGACTCCCCATTTCCAAGATGTTTTATCGACTGGTAACCTG GTTTTCACAGGCATCTTCGCTGGGGAGATGTTTGCCAAACTGATCGCCATGGATCCATACTACTACTTCCAGGAAGGATGGAACTGTTTTGACGGCTTCATTGTGACACTGAGTTTAGTTGAGTTGGGACTGGCTGATGTGGAGGGTCTGTCTGTGCTCAGGTCATTCCGATTG TTACGAGTGTTCAAACTGGCCAAATCTTGGCCGACTCTAAACATGCTGATCAAGATCATCGGTAACTCCGTGGGGGCTCTGGGTAATCTGACCCTGGTGTTGGCCATCATCGTGTTCATCTTTGCCGTGGTGGGCATGCAGCTGTTTGGCAAGAACTACAAGGACTGCGTGTGTAAGATAGCCCCGTCCTGCGAACTGCCTCGCTGGCATATGCACGACTTCTTCCACTCCTTCCTGATCGTGTTCAGAGTTTTGTGTGGGGAGTGGATTGAAACCATGTGGGACTGCATGGAGGTGGCAGGACAGACCATGTGTCTGACTGTCTTCATGATGGTCATGGTCATTGGAAACTTGGTG GTGCTGAACCTGTTCCTGGCCTTGCTACTGAGCTCATTCAGCGCAGACAATCTGGCTGCAACAGACGATGACGGCGAGCCCAACAATCTCCAGCTCGCAGTGACGCGGATCAAGTTTGGAATCGGCTGGTTTAAGGCTCACATGCGGATCCTTGTAGCCGCAATCCTCAAAAAG CCCGTGGAGGATGAACAGAAGCCTCTGGACGAGTATGGGAAGAAGCTCAACTGCATTGCAAACCACACTGTGGACATCAACCGCGAGCTGGACTACGCTAAAAACGGCAATGGCACCACCAGTGGCATTGGGAGCAGCGTGGGAAAGTACATGATTGATGAGGACTTCATGTCCTTCATCCACAATCCCAACCTCACCGTCTGTGTCCCCATTGCGGTTGGCGAGTCAGACCTGGAAAACCTTAACACGGAGGACTTCAGCAGCGAATCAGATGTGGAGAACAGCAAAGAC TTGGACGACACCAGCTCTTCTGAAGGCAGCACCATAGACATCAAGCCCgacgtggaggaggtggcagtGGTGGAGGTCGTGGAGGAGTACCTCGATCCTGATCCCTGCTGGACTGACG AATGTGTGGCCAAATACAAGTGCTGTGACGTTCCCATCACTCATGGTTGGGGGAAACACTGGTGGTTCCTGAGAAAGACCTGCTACCTGATCGTTGAACACAACTGGTTTGAAaccctcatcatcttcatgatTCTGCTCAGCAGCGGAGCCTTG GCCTTTGAGGATGTGTACATCGAGCAGAGGAAAACCGTGCGCATCATTCTCGAGTACGCAGACCGAGTTTTCACCTACATCTTCATCCTGGAAATGCTGCTGAAGTGGGTGGCCTACGGCTTTGTCAAGTACTTCACTAACGCCTGGTGTTGGTTGGACTTCTTCATTGTGGAT GTGGTGGTGAACGCCCTGGTCGGCGCCATTCCCTCCATCATGAACGTGCTGTTGGTGTGTCTCATCTTCTGGCTCATCTTCAGCATCATGGGTGTCAACCTGTTTGCCGGGAAGTATTACTACTGCTTCAACGAGACGGCCGAGGAAATGTTCCTCCCCCATGAAGTCAACAACAAATCGGAGTGTCTGGCGCTCATCAAGGCCAACTACTCTGAGGTCAGGTGGAAGAATGTCAAGGTCAACTTTGACAATGTGGGCACGGGTTACCTGGCGCTTTTGCAAGTG GCAACATTCAAAGGCTGGATGGACATTATGTACGCAGCTATAGATTCCAGAAAG GTGGAGGACCAGCCTATCTACGAGGACAACTTATACATGTACATCTATtttgtcatcttcatcatctttggCTCGTTCTTCACCCTAAATCTCTTCATTGGTGTCATCATCGATAACTTCAatcaacagaagaaaaag TTTGGAGGTCAGGACATCTTCAtgacagaagagcagaagaaatACTACAATGCTATGAAGAAACTGGGGTCAAAAAAGCCGCAAAAACCAATTCCCCGGCCTCAG AACAAGATCCAAGGGATGGTGTTTGATTTTGTGACACAGCAAGTCTTCGATATCTCCATCATGATACTCATCTGCCTCAACATGGTCACCATGATGGTGGAGACCGACGACCAGTCACCTGAAACAGAGGAGGTGCTTTACTGGGTCAACTTTGTATTCATTGTGGTCTTCACTGGTGAATTTTTGCTGAAGCTGTTTGCGCTGCGTCACTACTACTTCACCAATGGCTGGAACATCTTCGACGTGGTGGTGGTCATCCTTTCAATTGTGG gaATGTTTCTGGCAGACCTGATCGAGAAGTACTTTGTGTCACCAACCCTCTTCAGGGTGATTCGTCTGGCTCGCATCGGCAGGATCCTTCGTCTCATCAAGGGTGCTAAAGGAATCAGAACCCTGCTGTTTGCTTTGATGATGTCTCTGCCGGCCTTGTTCAACATCGGTCTCCTGCTTTTCCTGGTCATgttcattttttccatttttggaaTGTCGAACTTTGGCTACGTGAAACACGATGTATTAATCGACGACCTGTACAACTTTGAGACCTTCGGGAACAGCATGATCATTTTGTTTATGATGACCACGTCAGCTGGCTGGGACGGCCTGCTGCTGCCCATCCTAAACTACCCTCCGGACTGTGACCCCTTACTGGAGAATGCTGGAACCCCCAACACAGGAGACTGTGGCAACCCTTCTGTGGGCATCTTTTTTTTCGTAATGTACATCATCATTTCCTTCCTTATTGTGGTCAACATGTACATCGCCATCATCTTGGAGAACTTCAGCGTGGCCACAGAGGAGAGCGCCGACCCACTTAGTGAAGATGACTTTGAGACCTTTTATGAGATTTGGGAAAAGTTTGACCCGGACGCGTCCCAGTTCATCACATATGCCAAGCTTTCTGACTTTGCTGATGCACTGGAACACCCGCTCCGAGTCCCCAAGCCCAACACCATCGAACTGATCACCATGGACATGCCTATGGTGAGTGACGACCGCATCCACTGCCTGGATATCCTCTTCGCCTTCACTAAGCGCGTGCTGGGCGACAGCGGCGAGCTGGATATGTTGAGGCAGCAAATGGAAGAGCGTTTTGTGGCCGCCAATCCCTCCAAGGTCTCGTATGAGCCGATCACCACCACTCTGAGGCGTAAGCAGGAGGACGTGTCAGCCAGGATCATCCAGAGGGCCTACCGCGTCCACCTGGCGAGGCGGGGGTTTGTGTGTAAGCGCAAACCGACCAATAATGCAGTTGAGAATGGTGGGAACaatcaggaagaagaaaaggagggcaCCCCCTCCACTGCCTCCCTGCCCTCTTATGACAGTGTAACCAAACCGGACAAGGAGAGACAGGACGACAACGacgaagggaagggagggaggaaagagaaaggaCGGAACCACAAAGACATCAGGGAATCTAAATGTTAG